The Vanacampus margaritifer isolate UIUO_Vmar chromosome 15, RoL_Vmar_1.0, whole genome shotgun sequence genome contains the following window.
CTTCACACACCAACGCGACACTTCAGGAGGTGATCGGGGGTCGTTTTGGATGACGACTGAGGGAGCAGATGAACTGTACTTTGAAATCTCTCGCATCTGATTGACTTCCGTGGTCGGAGCCTTTAGAGTATTTCAAGGCATCAGACGAATGTGGCAACCAGGTCAAAAATGGCCAGTTCTCGGCGGGCTGGTTAATAATATTCGAAATGACGTGTAGGCTGAGCCGTGTGGCCGCGAAGGACAACATGAGATGTCGTCGCATTCTATCGAACCGGATGTTTGGTCTCTCGCTGTCTGGCAGGTTCCAACTACGCCATGTCCAATGGAGGCGGTGCGCCCAGCAGCTCCACGCACCTGCTGGACTTCCTAGAAGAGCCCATTCCAGGTGTGGGCACCTACGACGACTTCCACACCATCGACTGGGTGCGCGAGAAGTGCAAGGACCGCGAAAGACACCGCAAGGTAATGACCCGTTTAACCGGTACCGACAGGACGCATTAATGGCATTTGATCTGGGATTTGCAGCTCTGAGCCACCCTCTCAACAAATATTGAATCAAGTTGCACACTTTGAATATTATGTGGTGAGTTGTGTTGTCGTGTTTCCCCCAACACGATACGGCACTAAACAAAAATGCTACTCAAAGTTTTGGCGTTCTCTGAGTGATGATGCTCGTAACTCAAATCGCTTCCgctttcctcattgaaatgaatggaaaaaaagaagaatttttttgtaacatttctGATAGGGCCCAACCGATGACCAATTTATCTgctgattgattaattaattagaaaaTCAAGCAAAGAGCATACACTGATGAAGTTAACTTTCGATTCAAGACATAAATACATAACATTGCAGAAGCAACGTAATGAGTGAAAAGAAGTTTGGAATATTTCTTTTTGGCGTCATAAGGCACTAAAGGAATACAAATTTGGCACATTGAAGAAGTGTCACTGTGGAAGTTGCGAGAATTTGTGTGAATTGACACTGAATGAAGTCAAGTCGTATGTACTGATTAGTCAAGATGGCACTCAAGTCATGATCTCGTCCTCAATGGACTTTTATTGTGCTTACATAAGTTAGGTTAACATCAAGTTATCTTCATtgcaccttctgccatctagtggaagaacgTTGAACTCTCTTACCCGTTGCCGACATAGATGGTAAAAGATACACGATTTGTCGTACTTTGGAATGAATGTTGTCCTCATGTTGTCCTCATGTTGTCCTCATGTTGTCCTCATGTTGTCCTCATGTTGTCCTCATGTTGTCCTCATGTTGTCCTCATGTTGTCCTCATGTTGTCCTCATGTTGTCCTCATGTTGTCCTCATGTTGAATGTGCAGATCAACAGTAAAAAGAAGGAGTCTGCGTGGGAGTTGACCAAGAGCCTGTACGACGCCTGGTCCGGATGGCTTGTTGTGACGCTGACGGGCTTGGCCTCGGGTAATAACGGCCTTCCTCCTTCACTTGCAACATTCCACGAGCTACACTTACTTGGGGCGGCCGCTAACGAACGCcgagtgtttatttttattttcccgaCGTTCCGCATCATCGCGCGGCGAACACGACATGAACGCAAACGTCTCGCTGACGTGACTCCGCCTCCCCTCGCGGCAGGCGCGCTGGCCGGCCTGATCGACATCGCCGCCGACTGGCTGAACGACCTGAAGGAGGGCGTGTGTCTGAGCGCCATGTGGTTCAACCACGAGCAGTGCTGCTGGACGTCCAACGAGACCACCTTCGCCGAGCGGGACAAGTGTCCCCAGTGGAAGAGCTGGGCCGAGCTCATCCTGGGCCAGGCCGAGGTGAGCCGCAGCCGAACCCGCGGACGCAGGATGTGCGCTTTCTCACCAATTGCGCTCCCCCCTCGCAGGGCCCGGGTTCGTACATCATGAACTACTTCATGTACATCTACTGGGCTCTGTCCTTCGCCTTCCTCGCCGTCTGCCTGGTCAAAGTGTTTGCGCCGTACGCCTGCGGTTCGGGGATTCCAGAGGTACGTGACAGATGGACAGTTTTTGCTCGCCGTCATAAGCTAACTAAGCGCTCGCTTAGCGCCCTGCGGCCACTCGGGGCTCCGTTAGACCAATTGACAAGTTATTATAGATCACAAAATCACTCAAACAAACATTCTAAAGCATTTCCATTAACAAAATCGTATACAAATGAGTGGATCTTTGCTTTTAGGGTTCATTGGAAATGTCTTGATTTCAGTCTTGCTGTACAGTCGCAGAGACGGAAGGTCAAACCCTCGTTTGGGAattcaaaaagacaaacaaacttgCGCTCAAAACAGCTCATTGAATTGTGAGTGCGAATGTTTGTTCGTCTAATCAGTTTAATTGTATGTATAATTGATTtagttgtttttcctttttttaaagagttaaGAAAATGCGACGCTCCCTCACTACTTTGCGCTTCATTTACGGATTGACTcaattgtgcatttttatttggctCCATTTATGCTGTTAAGAAGATAAATGCAAGATGCTGCCATTTTTGCCCCTTTTGTAATATTTAagtcaataaaaacagcattttctttcattcaacacaatcttTTACACTTTTAAGCAAACTATAGAATCATTGGTAAATTAAGAAACGTGTACcgtgataagaaaaaaaaaaatgttgacatcttTCGTCCCATCAATggtgagcaatttttttttttttttagaacagatctcaTGTGGTTTAACCCAgactacaccccccccccccccctgcactGCACTGCAAGAAAAGTAGAGGAACAAGtttaattgaaggcaattaactTGAAGGCAGCTTGTTTACCCAAGGAAGAGCTCATTAAGGTGGCAAACAGTATTAGCAGTTattgaagaaaatgttttgactttttccGTAGTTACTTTGATGTGTTATTGGCTCAGTGGtcgagtgtccgccctgaggctgggaggttgtgggttcagttCTCGGccggtcataccaaagactataaataATGGGGCCCATTTTGCCTCCCTGCCTGACACTCAGTATTAAGGGTTGCAATTGGGGGGTTCGATCACCGAGAATGAATTTCAGCCCACTTaagtgtgtgacaatcagtggtacttaaaGGCTCAAATAAAATGACCTCAgtttagtctttttttccctctgactCCTTATTTTgaatagtgtaaaaaaaaaaaaaaaaaattcaataatctTCATGGACTGATAggaaatagggttagggtttacttttttttttattctaatccGTTGCGctttttaaatagtttaaaGGCATAATAATTCTTCAtctcaatgtttgttttttcacaccTTGTTTCGTGCACTTGTGTCACATACACAGTGTTTGCTTGCTTATTATATTTCATCATCTGTTTTTGTACACATtagaatgtattattatttataataatgtatttttgacatttcatgtaaatgttaaaaagtcTACGAGGGTACATTCGTGCGATCACAAATGCGGCAGAGGCCTCATGAAAATGAGCATAGATGCTAGAAGGTAATAATAAACGTTGGGGAAAAACCTCCGACTGGCTTTGACCTCTGTTGAGGTCGGCGTCATGCGTAAGTCTGGATTTCTCCTCCGGCCCCTCAGATCAAGACCATCTTGAGCGGGTTCATCATCAGGGGCTACCTGGGCAAGTGGACCCTGATGATAAAGACCATCACGTTGGTGCTGGCGGTGGCGTCGGGCCTGAGTCTGGGAAAGGAGGGCCCGCTGGTTCACGTGGCGTGCTGCTGCGGGAACATCTTCTCGTACCTCTTCCCCAAGTACAGCAAGAACGAGGCCAAGAAACGAGAGGTACCGCCCAACCCGGCCCACATTTTTGCCTCCACTCTTTCCATTTACGCCAGCTCTCGCTCTGGCTCAGGTTCTCTCCGCCGCGTCGGCGGCTGGCGTGTCGGTGGCGTTTGGCGCCCCCATCGGCGGCGTTCTCTTCAGTCTGGAAGAGGTGAGCCGTCAAGTTCTTAAGacgtaacaataataatataagatTGACGCCTCTTCTGTCTCCCGTCCAGGTGAGCTACTACTTCCCTCTCAAGACGCTGTGGCGCTCGTTTTTCGCCGCCCTGGTGGCCGCTTTTGTCCTGCGCTCCATTAACCCCTTTGGAAACAGCCGCCTGGTCCTGTTCTACGTGGAGTACCACACGCCCTGGTACCTTTTCGAGCTCCTCCCCTTCATCCTTCTGGGAGTTTTCGGAGGCCTGTGGGGCGCCTTCTTCATCCGAGCCAACATTGCTTGGTGTCGGCGACGGAAGTCGACCCGCTTTGGCAAGTGCTTGGGCTGTCCGAGGTCCATTTGGAATCGGTTAACATTCCAATCTGGccaatttgcatgtttttaaataGGATTACCCCTCCCAGccgattattttattaattatatttattattcatcTCAAATTAATCACACCTTTCATAgctaaatttacaattaaatgtacaataagatcATTTTTGGGCTCAttggcccattaaaaaaaaaaaaaaactaaaaccagGAAAGTCACAATTGCGAGatgaaagtgaaaattctgagaataaagtcagaatcctgccaaacattttttctcttctctcttcactggccttaatcctcttccgcagtcaagcgattacaatttctaattgcaattaatcacatgacttcaacagttaactcacgattaatcgcaaatttgttgttctcttttaaatgtacaataaaatgttaatataattaattaattaattaattaacaattaatctaagttttcatactcttgctaacataaaagtggaaaaaatgttagactagtagaaatatggctgcatattttagtcaatatgatacagtaattttataataattcataaagttgagttaaaattaaaaagatgtactgtactgtaaaaaacgagtgtgattccaagtaaagggcggtcattaattgcgtgtaaaaaatgtttgggtggcattaaaggaactttaaatgaactccaaatgaacgcactaattctGACACACCTCATTTTCATattaatcaaatatgtttttttttgacacatttgacTATTCGTGGGCTGGCCCGGTACCGCCCTGGTACTGTAGAacccctaaaaataataatcagttaaaagtcttcaaaatgggGATGCAGGCTTTGACTGTAAAAACCTTGTCTTGAACCTCAGGTAAGTACCCGGTTTTGGAGGTGATCCTGGTTGCGGCGATCACAGCCGTGGTGGCATTCCCGAACCCGTACACCCGGCAGAACACCAGCGAGCTGATAAAGGAGCTCTTCACCGACTGCGGCCCGCTGGAGTCCTCGCAGCTCTGCCAGTACCGGAGCCAGATGAACGGCAGCAGGGCCTTCACGGACAACCCCAACCGGCCCGCCGGGCCCGGCGTCTACGCCGCCATGTGGCAGCTCTGCCTCGCGCTCATCTTTAAAATCATCATGACCATCTTCACCTTCGGCCTCAAGGTGAGCTTGCCTCGGGATGCGTGGCTGATCCACATTTGATGCGGAACCAAATCAGCTACTTTCCCCCCCTCCAGGTTCCGTCCGGTTTGTTTATTCCCAGCATGGCCATCGGCGCCATCGCGGGGCGAATCGTCGGCATCGCCGTGGAGCAGCTGGCGTATTACCACCACGATTGGTTCCTGTTCAAAGAGTGGTGCGAGGTTGGCGCCGACTGTATCACGCCGGGACTTTACGCCATGGTGGGCGCTGCGGCCTGCCTCGGTGAGTCTTTTGACGGGGGAGGCTTCagaatgcccccccccaaaaaaaatctcgtTTAGCATCATTATCGTTTTGTCCTCCTCTGCAGGTGGCGTGACCCGCATGACCGTCTCCTTGGTCGTCATCGTCTTCGAGCTGACCGGCGGCCTGGAGTACATCGTGCCCCTCATGGCCGCCGTCATGACCAGCAAGTGGGTGGGCGACGCGTTTGGCCGCGAGGGCATCTACGAGGCTCACATCCGACTCAACGGGTACCCCTTCCTGGACGCCAAGGAGGAATTCACGCACACCACGCTCGCCAGGGAGGTGATGCGGCCGCGTCGCTGCGACCCGCCGCTCGCCGTGCTGACGCAGGACGACCTGACGGTGGAGGACCTGCAGGCTGTCATCAACCAGACCAGTTACAACGGTTTTCCGGTCATCGTGTCCAAGGAGTCCCAGAGGCTTGTGGGTTTCGCTCTGCGCAGGGACATCACCATCGCGATCGGTAACCGCAGCGTTTTCACTACTGCACCTTTTTGATCGCTCCACCAACATGTATTTGAATAATAcccagtggtaccttgacttagaAGTCCTTGAGACTAAATATTAGGGCCCAACGATAAATCGGCTGCCGATGATGATTGCCCTTTAAACATCAACTAAAACAAAGTCTGAAAGACttataagtcaaggtaccactgggTATTATTCAAATACATGACGGTGCACCaattatttttcccttaaaacgttatctttgaagaaaaacaaagtttcCAACGTtatgaaagtaccctgaatgcaccattttgcttgcgtagcattagcaactagcacgtgtgtagcgtatgttattctgttgtccctaagcgtcctttaaactgtttaatgacaccccagttggagttaacggAAAAATTAAACATACGACAATAAGAATGACAGCCAAcgaatatttaaatacaaaacatgcttcgtttttaaaacatcactagcctagcgctaatgctaaaagtgattttatgcattaaatatatttttttcaataatctgcatttttttcctgcccAAAATTTGGTGtcggccaaaaaaaaaaatgcccatcGGCCGGGCCCTCCTAAAAACCCACCTCAAATCTTCCCCCCTGGCAGAGAACGCTCGCCGCAAACAGGAGGGCATCATGTTGAACTCCAGGGTGTACTTCACCCAGCACGCCCCCACCCTGCCCGCCGACAGCCCCCGGCCCCTCAAGCTGCGCTCCATCCTCGACATGAGCCCCTTCACCGTCACCGACCACACCCCCATGGAGATCGTGGTGGACATCTTCCGGAAGATGGGCCTGCGCCAGTGCCTGGTCACGCACAACGGGTGAGTGGCGATTGACCCTCGGTTGGACCCGGAAGcgcgatcccccccccccccccaccaaccccccCTCCCCGTTCCGAAGTGGCGCTGTGTTGTTGCGGGCCAGCTGTGCGAGTAACAGGTGTGTGTTGCAGGATTGTGTTGGGCATCATCACAAAGAAGAATATAATAGAACATCTGGAGGAGCTCAAGCAGCACTCGAAGCCGCTGGTGACTCGCCAAGCCACTTAACACGCAACACACCGACCCCCATCCTAGcctttaaggggggggggggggcgtgaaGCTTGGtgtgggaaaacaaacaaaccttgaGTGGTGGCTTTATCCTCTGCTTTCCGTTCCTGCCGGGCGTGGCTTTGTTATGAAGAGCTGTGGATTAGCCACGTTGTAGCAAAGTTGCTACAACGTGGCTAAGATTCTACAAGGTCATTCCTCCAATTGAAACATCTTTTATTAGGATTCAATTATGTGTCAACAATAACGTGACTTTtcttcgtgtttttttttttttttttatttgttcaattttttttaaaccttcctGCTCTTTGGACGTCGTCGGACCCATCGCCGTGACGACCACATGGCGAGTCGTACATTTGAGGGCGTTTTTGTTGTCCTAGCAATGAGAATCCCGACTGTGGTGCTAGATGGCGCTGTGTTGTGTAGGAAGTTCCTCCGGCCAACCCTGGCTGACTCCCATTCCAGTGAATTCTGGAAACTCCCGCTTGTCCGCGCTTCTTTTCGCACAATTCTGTCACCACTTAAGCTGCTAAGATAGCGGCTAGGCTAATATAGcggcttaaaaatgagcacatgCTAATTTGGCTGGGGTCGTCACCATTACAAGCCACGTAGTAATTAGCATCTAGTTAGCATGTTAGTATTAGCAATCCAGCAATGTTGAGCTAATAAGCTACACTAATATGGAATTAAAATTTGTTTGAATATGCCAACATCAAAATGACAAACAGAGTGTGCTAGAAACATTCCATGTTGCATACTTAGCTAATTAGCTAAATGCTCAGCTAAAGTTGCTAACTTGGCCTTGGCTGTAAATTGACAGCTTGATAAGATAATAGACGGCGTAGTTTTGTCAATTTTAGCACTAGTTCACATTAGTATGATAGCTAATATCTGGGCTAATATGTGGCTAAAAGAAAACGGTGATTGTTTGTACATTAATGTACACGGTCACATTTAATGAATTAGCATGGGCATACATTGCCATGTTAGCATTATATCTTAGGCCACTTACTAAGTTCATAGTCAAGCTAATATGAGACCAACAACTTGAAAATGTTGAACATTGCAAATGTTAGCATGGTAGCATTAGCATACACTTCATTCCACCGGTCATCTGAAGCACACAAGATAAGCTAAGGTTTGCTTCCTAGGTATATGCTAATATGCAACTATAACAGCTTGAAAATGAGAGAGGTTGCATATGTTAGCATATTAGCTTTAGCATGTATGCTAACTGAAATCCCCTGCAGCAgaggctctcctttcccacaagGGTGACACTTTTGTTTCCTGGCTTTCTTCTTTGAAGCGCCTTCTGTCTGTTGTGGCTACGACTTGTTGGTGCTAACGCTATTAGCTTCCTTTCACCGCAGCTTAGCCCCACAAACCCCGCCTGCACTTTCTAGACTGTTACGTCGACGTCGTCATCCCGCAGGCAaatggagaagaagaagaaactgaattcttgctctctctctctttctctgtcacGCAGGCGCCTTCTGGGCATCGTCACCAAAAAGGACATCCTGCGCCACATGGCTCAAATGGCAAATCAAGATCCCGAGTCAATCATGTTCAACTGATCCGATCCTTTCAggacg
Protein-coding sequences here:
- the clcn3 gene encoding H(+)/Cl(-) exchange transporter 3 isoform X5 is translated as MEEEDTGADPYLPYDGGGDAILLRQIQRRGSNYAMSNGGGAPSSSTHLLDFLEEPIPGVGTYDDFHTIDWVREKCKDRERHRKINSKKKESAWELTKSLYDAWSGWLVVTLTGLASGALAGLIDIAADWLNDLKEGVCLSAMWFNHEQCCWTSNETTFAERDKCPQWKSWAELILGQAEGPGSYIMNYFMYIYWALSFAFLAVCLVKVFAPYACGSGIPEIKTILSGFIIRGYLGKWTLMIKTITLVLAVASGLSLGKEGPLVHVACCCGNIFSYLFPKYSKNEAKKREVLSAASAAGVSVAFGAPIGGVLFSLEEVSYYFPLKTLWRSFFAALVAAFVLRSINPFGNSRLVLFYVEYHTPWYLFELLPFILLGVFGGLWGAFFIRANIAWCRRRKSTRFGKYPVLEVILVAAITAVVAFPNPYTRQNTSELIKELFTDCGPLESSQLCQYRSQMNGSRAFTDNPNRPAGPGVYAAMWQLCLALIFKIIMTIFTFGLKVPSGLFIPSMAIGAIAGRIVGIAVEQLAYYHHDWFLFKEWCEVGADCITPGLYAMVGAAACLGGVTRMTVSLVVIVFELTGGLEYIVPLMAAVMTSKWVGDAFGREGIYEAHIRLNGYPFLDAKEEFTHTTLAREVMRPRRCDPPLAVLTQDDLTVEDLQAVINQTSYNGFPVIVSKESQRLVGFALRRDITIAIENARRKQEGIMLNSRVYFTQHAPTLPADSPRPLKLRSILDMSPFTVTDHTPMEIVVDIFRKMGLRQCLVTHNGRLLGIVTKKDILRHMAQMANQDPESIMFN
- the clcn3 gene encoding H(+)/Cl(-) exchange transporter 3 isoform X6; its protein translation is MESEQLYHRGYSRNSYNSIASASSDEELLDGAGIVMDFHTTDDDNLLDGDASSPGSNYAMSNGGGAPSSSTHLLDFLEEPIPGVGTYDDFHTIDWVREKCKDRERHRKINSKKKESAWELTKSLYDAWSGWLVVTLTGLASGALAGLIDIAADWLNDLKEGVCLSAMWFNHEQCCWTSNETTFAERDKCPQWKSWAELILGQAEGPGSYIMNYFMYIYWALSFAFLAVCLVKVFAPYACGSGIPEIKTILSGFIIRGYLGKWTLMIKTITLVLAVASGLSLGKEGPLVHVACCCGNIFSYLFPKYSKNEAKKREVLSAASAAGVSVAFGAPIGGVLFSLEEVSYYFPLKTLWRSFFAALVAAFVLRSINPFGNSRLVLFYVEYHTPWYLFELLPFILLGVFGGLWGAFFIRANIAWCRRRKSTRFGKYPVLEVILVAAITAVVAFPNPYTRQNTSELIKELFTDCGPLESSQLCQYRSQMNGSRAFTDNPNRPAGPGVYAAMWQLCLALIFKIIMTIFTFGLKVPSGLFIPSMAIGAIAGRIVGIAVEQLAYYHHDWFLFKEWCEVGADCITPGLYAMVGAAACLGGVTRMTVSLVVIVFELTGGLEYIVPLMAAVMTSKWVGDAFGREGIYEAHIRLNGYPFLDAKEEFTHTTLAREVMRPRRCDPPLAVLTQDDLTVEDLQAVINQTSYNGFPVIVSKESQRLVGFALRRDITIAIGAFWASSPKRTSCATWLKWQIKIPSQSCSTDPILSGRGRRRGSAPLG
- the clcn3 gene encoding H(+)/Cl(-) exchange transporter 3 isoform X2; this encodes MESEQLYHRGYSRNSYNSIASASSDEELLDGAGIVMDFHTTDDDNLLDGDASSPGSNYAMSNGGGAPSSSTHLLDFLEEPIPGVGTYDDFHTIDWVREKCKDRERHRKINSKKKESAWELTKSLYDAWSGWLVVTLTGLASGALAGLIDIAADWLNDLKEGVCLSAMWFNHEQCCWTSNETTFAERDKCPQWKSWAELILGQAEGPGSYIMNYFMYIYWALSFAFLAVCLVKVFAPYACGSGIPEIKTILSGFIIRGYLGKWTLMIKTITLVLAVASGLSLGKEGPLVHVACCCGNIFSYLFPKYSKNEAKKREVLSAASAAGVSVAFGAPIGGVLFSLEEVSYYFPLKTLWRSFFAALVAAFVLRSINPFGNSRLVLFYVEYHTPWYLFELLPFILLGVFGGLWGAFFIRANIAWCRRRKSTRSGKYPVLEVILVAAITAVVAFPNPYTRQNTSELIKELFTDCGPLESSQLCQYRSQMNGSRAFTDNPNRPAGPGVYAAMWQLCLALIFKIIMTIFTFGLKVPSGLFIPSMAIGAIAGRIVGIAVEQLAYYHHDWFLFKEWCEVGADCITPGLYAMVGAAACLGGVTRMTVSLVVIVFELTGGLEYIVPLMAAVMTSKWVGDAFGREGIYEAHIRLNGYPFLDAKEEFTHTTLAREVMRPRRCDPPLAVLTQDDLTVEDLQAVINQTSYNGFPVIVSKESQRLVGFALRRDITIAIENARRKQEGIMLNSRVYFTQHAPTLPADSPRPLKLRSILDMSPFTVTDHTPMEIVVDIFRKMGLRQCLVTHNGIVLGIITKKNIIEHLEELKQHSKPLAPSGHRHQKGHPAPHGSNGKSRSRVNHVQLIRSFQDEDDDEEVRLLDDADH
- the clcn3 gene encoding H(+)/Cl(-) exchange transporter 3 isoform X3, translated to MEEEDTGADPYLPYDGGGDAILLRQIQRRGSNYAMSNGGGAPSSSTHLLDFLEEPIPGVGTYDDFHTIDWVREKCKDRERHRKINSKKKESAWELTKSLYDAWSGWLVVTLTGLASGALAGLIDIAADWLNDLKEGVCLSAMWFNHEQCCWTSNETTFAERDKCPQWKSWAELILGQAEGPGSYIMNYFMYIYWALSFAFLAVCLVKVFAPYACGSGIPEIKTILSGFIIRGYLGKWTLMIKTITLVLAVASGLSLGKEGPLVHVACCCGNIFSYLFPKYSKNEAKKREVLSAASAAGVSVAFGAPIGGVLFSLEEVSYYFPLKTLWRSFFAALVAAFVLRSINPFGNSRLVLFYVEYHTPWYLFELLPFILLGVFGGLWGAFFIRANIAWCRRRKSTRFGKYPVLEVILVAAITAVVAFPNPYTRQNTSELIKELFTDCGPLESSQLCQYRSQMNGSRAFTDNPNRPAGPGVYAAMWQLCLALIFKIIMTIFTFGLKVPSGLFIPSMAIGAIAGRIVGIAVEQLAYYHHDWFLFKEWCEVGADCITPGLYAMVGAAACLGGVTRMTVSLVVIVFELTGGLEYIVPLMAAVMTSKWVGDAFGREGIYEAHIRLNGYPFLDAKEEFTHTTLAREVMRPRRCDPPLAVLTQDDLTVEDLQAVINQTSYNGFPVIVSKESQRLVGFALRRDITIAIENARRKQEGIMLNSRVYFTQHAPTLPADSPRPLKLRSILDMSPFTVTDHTPMEIVVDIFRKMGLRQCLVTHNGIVLGIITKKNIIEHLEELKQHSKPLAPSGHRHQKGHPAPHGSNGKSRSRVNHVQLIRSFQDEDDDEEVRLLDDADH
- the clcn3 gene encoding H(+)/Cl(-) exchange transporter 3 isoform X1 codes for the protein MESEQLYHRGYSRNSYNSIASASSDEELLDGAGIVMDFHTTDDDNLLDGDASSPGSNYAMSNGGGAPSSSTHLLDFLEEPIPGVGTYDDFHTIDWVREKCKDRERHRKINSKKKESAWELTKSLYDAWSGWLVVTLTGLASGALAGLIDIAADWLNDLKEGVCLSAMWFNHEQCCWTSNETTFAERDKCPQWKSWAELILGQAEGPGSYIMNYFMYIYWALSFAFLAVCLVKVFAPYACGSGIPEIKTILSGFIIRGYLGKWTLMIKTITLVLAVASGLSLGKEGPLVHVACCCGNIFSYLFPKYSKNEAKKREVLSAASAAGVSVAFGAPIGGVLFSLEEVSYYFPLKTLWRSFFAALVAAFVLRSINPFGNSRLVLFYVEYHTPWYLFELLPFILLGVFGGLWGAFFIRANIAWCRRRKSTRFGKYPVLEVILVAAITAVVAFPNPYTRQNTSELIKELFTDCGPLESSQLCQYRSQMNGSRAFTDNPNRPAGPGVYAAMWQLCLALIFKIIMTIFTFGLKVPSGLFIPSMAIGAIAGRIVGIAVEQLAYYHHDWFLFKEWCEVGADCITPGLYAMVGAAACLGGVTRMTVSLVVIVFELTGGLEYIVPLMAAVMTSKWVGDAFGREGIYEAHIRLNGYPFLDAKEEFTHTTLAREVMRPRRCDPPLAVLTQDDLTVEDLQAVINQTSYNGFPVIVSKESQRLVGFALRRDITIAIENARRKQEGIMLNSRVYFTQHAPTLPADSPRPLKLRSILDMSPFTVTDHTPMEIVVDIFRKMGLRQCLVTHNGIVLGIITKKNIIEHLEELKQHSKPLAPSGHRHQKGHPAPHGSNGKSRSRVNHVQLIRSFQDEDDDEEVRLLDDADH
- the clcn3 gene encoding H(+)/Cl(-) exchange transporter 3 isoform X4 encodes the protein MESEQLYHRGYSRNSYNSIASASSDEELLDGAGIVMDFHTTDDDNLLDGDASSPGSNYAMSNGGGAPSSSTHLLDFLEEPIPGVGTYDDFHTIDWVREKCKDRERHRKINSKKKESAWELTKSLYDAWSGWLVVTLTGLASGALAGLIDIAADWLNDLKEGVCLSAMWFNHEQCCWTSNETTFAERDKCPQWKSWAELILGQAEGPGSYIMNYFMYIYWALSFAFLAVCLVKVFAPYACGSGIPEIKTILSGFIIRGYLGKWTLMIKTITLVLAVASGLSLGKEGPLVHVACCCGNIFSYLFPKYSKNEAKKREVLSAASAAGVSVAFGAPIGGVLFSLEEVSYYFPLKTLWRSFFAALVAAFVLRSINPFGNSRLVLFYVEYHTPWYLFELLPFILLGVFGGLWGAFFIRANIAWCRRRKSTRFGKYPVLEVILVAAITAVVAFPNPYTRQNTSELIKELFTDCGPLESSQLCQYRSQMNGSRAFTDNPNRPAGPGVYAAMWQLCLALIFKIIMTIFTFGLKVPSGLFIPSMAIGAIAGRIVGIAVEQLAYYHHDWFLFKEWCEVGADCITPGLYAMVGAAACLGGVTRMTVSLVVIVFELTGGLEYIVPLMAAVMTSKWVGDAFGREGIYEAHIRLNGYPFLDAKEEFTHTTLAREVMRPRRCDPPLAVLTQDDLTVEDLQAVINQTSYNGFPVIVSKESQRLVGFALRRDITIAIENARRKQEGIMLNSRVYFTQHAPTLPADSPRPLKLRSILDMSPFTVTDHTPMEIVVDIFRKMGLRQCLVTHNGRLLGIVTKKDILRHMAQMANQDPESIMFN